Proteins encoded by one window of Synergistes jonesii:
- a CDS encoding capsid assembly scaffolding protein Gp46 family protein codes for MFKFDKAIPTRFFMADGDGGGAPDSSKDSNKTPKDAGKTFTQDDVDKAVKDRLERERKKYSDYDDLKKAKEELDALKAGQLSELDRTKADLEKAQAAAKAADEKVKALELSALKAKLVAEAGLPAALADRVNGDDEEAIKADIETLKPLVKSAAKAVGGGGTPPMDKPDSSAGDYGRNLAKSMFDRSEGAKKASESFFKL; via the coding sequence ATGTTCAAGTTCGACAAGGCAATACCAACGCGTTTTTTCATGGCGGACGGAGACGGCGGAGGGGCCCCCGACTCGTCGAAGGATTCCAACAAGACGCCGAAGGACGCGGGCAAGACCTTCACGCAGGACGACGTCGATAAAGCAGTCAAAGACAGACTCGAGCGTGAGCGGAAGAAGTACTCGGATTATGACGACCTGAAGAAGGCGAAAGAAGAGCTCGACGCGCTGAAAGCAGGGCAGTTGAGCGAGCTGGACAGGACGAAGGCGGATTTGGAAAAGGCGCAGGCGGCAGCAAAGGCGGCGGACGAGAAGGTCAAAGCGCTGGAACTGTCCGCGCTTAAGGCGAAGCTTGTAGCCGAAGCGGGCCTGCCGGCGGCGCTGGCGGACCGCGTCAATGGCGATGACGAAGAGGCGATAAAGGCGGATATTGAGACGCTCAAGCCCCTTGTCAAGTCAGCGGCGAAAGCTGTCGGCGGCGGCGGTACGCCTCCGATGGATAAGCCTGATTCGTCCGCCGGAGACTACGGGCGCAACCTCGCCAAGAGTATGTTCGACAGGTCGGAAGGCGCAAAGAAGGCATCGGAGAGCTTTTTTAAGCTATAG